In Erpetoichthys calabaricus chromosome 6, fErpCal1.3, whole genome shotgun sequence, one genomic interval encodes:
- the LOC114653757 gene encoding protein THEM6-like isoform X1 translates to MLLWAAVVLLLLFVIMDVSYFIRGTLVFARGLLRPPIRDILQELTLGGRVLTTDIDYMGHMNNARYLRECDFGRFHLYASNGILKATRALGANMVVGASTIRYRRSLQFLEPYELRTRIIAWDDKAFYLEQRFLSARDGFVCAIMLCRQNVLRSTPDKMMQHLCKRKVESPDFPEDLQHWIKYNTANSEKLKTEQETDGKLD, encoded by the exons ATGTTGCTGTGGGCAGCGGTCGTATTACTACTTCTTTTTGTCATCATGGACGTGTCGTATTTTATTCGGGGGACTCTGGTGTTTGCACGCGGCCTCTTACGTCCCCCGATCAGGGACATTCTTCAGGAGCTGACGCTAGGAGGTCGAGTCCTCACCACCGATATTGACTACATGGGACACATGAACAACGCCCGTTACCTACGCGAGTGTGACTTCGGCCGCTTTCACCTGTACGCGAGCAATGGAATCCTCAAGGCAACGCGGGCATTGGGTGCAAACATGGTAGTGGGCGCCTCAACGATCCGTTACCGGCGATCCTTGCAGTTTTTGGAGCCCTACGAGCTGCGCACCCGCATCATTGCCTGGGACGATAAAGCCTTTTATTTGGAGCAGCGCTTTCTGTCGGCACGGGACGGTTTTGTGTGCGCCATCATGCTGTGCCGGCAAAATGTGTTACGTAGCACACCGGATAAGATGATGCAGCACTTGTGTAAGAGGAAG GTGGAAAGCCCAGATTTTCCAGAAGATCTCCAGCACTGGATAAAGTACAACACAGCCAACAGCGAGAAGCTGAAGACAGAGCAAGAGACTGATGGAAAGTTGGATTAA
- the LOC114653757 gene encoding protein THEM6-like isoform X2 has protein sequence MLLWAAVVLLLLFVIMDVSYFIRGTLVFARGLLRPPIRDILQELTLGGRVLATDVDFFGHMNNGRYLRQCDLGRIDVNTRNGILKTAQALGANLVVGASTIRYRRSLKFLEPYKLRTRFIAWDDKAFYLEQRFLSARDGFVCAVMLCQQNVSRSTPDKIMQHLCKRKVESPDFPEELQHWIKYNTANSKKLKAEQEMEEKLD, from the exons ATGTTGCTGTGGGCAGCGGTCGTATTACTACTTCTTTTTGTCATCATGGACGTGTCGTATTTTATTCGGGGGACTCTGGTGTTTGCACGCGGCCTCTTACGTCCCCCGATCAGGGACATTCTTCAGGAGCTGACGCTAGGAG GTCGAGTCCTCGCCACCGATGTTGACTTCTTCGGACACATGAACAACGGCCGTTACCTCCGCCAGTGCGACTTGGGCCGCATTGACGTGAACACGCGCAATGGAATCCTCAAGACTGCGCAGGCACTGGGAGCGAACCTGGTGGTGGGAGCCTCAACGATCCGCTACCGGCGGTCCTTGAAGTTTTTGGAGCCCTACAAGCTGCGCACCCGCTTCATCGCCTGGGATGACAAGGCTTTTTATTTGGAGCAGCGCTTTCTGTCGGCACGGGACGGTTTTGTGTGCGCCGTCATGCTGTGCCAGCAAAATGTGTCACGTAGCACACCGGATAAGATAATGCAGCACTTGTGTAAAAGGAAG GTGGAAAGCCCAGATTTTCCAGAAGAACTCCAGCACTGGATAAAGTACAACACAGCTAACAGCAAGAAGCTGAAGGCAGAGCAAGAGATGGAGGAGAAGTTGGATTAA
- the LOC114653757 gene encoding protein THEM6-like isoform X3: MDVSYFFRGLYVYARGHLRSPTSNILQEQTLGGRVLATDVDFFGHMNNGRYLRQCDLGRIDVNTRNGILKTAQALGANLVVGASTIRYRRSLKFLEPYKLRTRFIAWDDKAFYLEQRFLSARDGFVCAVMLCQQNVSRSTPDKIMQHLCKRKVESPDFPEELQHWIKYNTANSKKLKAEQEMEEKLD; encoded by the exons ATGGACGTGTCCTACTTCTTTCGAGGGCTTTATGTGTATGCGCGCGGCCACCTGCGTTCCCCGACCAGTAATATTCTTCAGGAGCAGACGCTGGGAGGTCGAGTCCTCGCCACCGATGTTGACTTCTTCGGACACATGAACAACGGCCGTTACCTCCGCCAGTGCGACTTGGGCCGCATTGACGTGAACACGCGCAATGGAATCCTCAAGACTGCGCAGGCACTGGGAGCGAACCTGGTGGTGGGAGCCTCAACGATCCGCTACCGGCGGTCCTTGAAGTTTTTGGAGCCCTACAAGCTGCGCACCCGCTTCATCGCCTGGGATGACAAGGCTTTTTATTTGGAGCAGCGCTTTCTGTCGGCACGGGACGGTTTTGTGTGCGCCGTCATGCTGTGCCAGCAAAATGTGTCACGTAGCACACCGGATAAGATAATGCAGCACTTGTGTAAAAGGAAG GTGGAAAGCCCAGATTTTCCAGAAGAACTCCAGCACTGGATAAAGTACAACACAGCTAACAGCAAGAAGCTGAAGGCAGAGCAAGAGATGGAGGAGAAGTTGGATTAA